A genomic region of Cydia amplana chromosome 5, ilCydAmpl1.1, whole genome shotgun sequence contains the following coding sequences:
- the LOC134648364 gene encoding uncharacterized protein LOC134648364, with protein sequence MDLKNLKKTRASFKSKLTIFKSYLEPLLSCQTLNNLQNHELNTRFNKIQDMYNDFDSVQTDIENLTEIPGDEHTERENFETSYFGALAAAQELLSKHAAAGAASAAPEDNLVTGRTLTMIPAPLVQDSPIHTLARYQRIDALKAHFWNRYYKEFISELQVGNKWRRNGGQLKLGEMVLVKDDRLPPSRWLLGRVAAVYPGDDGVSRVADVTTTTGTLRRAYNRLCPLPLTLDQDGPRGPAC encoded by the exons ATGGatttaaaaaatctcaaaaaaacaCGTGCTTCTTTCAAATCAAAGCTTACCatatttaaatcatatttagAGCCTCTTTTGTCTTGCCAGACGctaaataatttacaaaatcaTGAGCTAAATACTAGATTCAACAAAATCCAAGATATGTACAATGATTTTGATTCAGTTCAAACTGACATCGAAAATTTAACGGAAATTCCAGGTGACGAGCACACAGAACGGGAAAATTTCGAGACAAGCTACTTCGGCGCCTTGGCTGCCGCACAGGAGCTGCTCAGCAAGCACGCCGCGGCTGGTGCTGCCTCTGCGGCGCCGGAGGACAATCTGGTAACGG GACGAACGCTCACTATGATACCTGCTCCCTTGGTGCAAGACTCGCCGATACATACCCTCGCGAGATATCAGAGAATAGATGCGCTAAAAGCGCATTTTTGGAATCGTTATTATAAGGAATTCATTTCAGAACTGCAGGTCGGAAACAAATGGCGCAGGAATGGAGGCCAGCTGAAGCTCGGCGAGATGGTTCTCGTCAAAGACGACCGCTTGCCCCCCAGCAGATGGCTGCTCGGGCGAGTCGCCGCAGTCTACCCGGGCGACGACGGAGTCAGCCGCGTCGCTGACGTCACCACCACCACAGGGACGCTGAGGAGGGCCTACAACAGGCTCTGCCCGCTCCCACTGACATTGGACCAGGATGGTCCAAGGGGGCCAGCTTGTTAG